The region TTTTAGGATAATGTGTTATACATGCTTGaagacaatgatcaagtgttctCTTGTGTGTACTGAAACGCAAGTTCCTTATACGAGACAcatgttcctaacaagtcatacgaAGATTATTGAATTGTTTTTGGAATTGAAGAACCTTGAAATAGAATGCTAGGGAGTTGAAAATAATGTTGCAAAACTGGTTTCAATATAAGAAAgtgaataaaatgtgaatttcctactttacccttctaattttaaatatttttttagtttttccgTCAGTTTTAACCGTCggggaccaaatgcgccacttcgCTTATAATTGAGAGATTAAAAATAGATATGATCATAACTCAGAGAATAAAAATTGATCCCAAAATTTAACCCAAAATAGCTCTTTTATTCATTGCTCTAGATAGTTTATAGAGAAGAGAGAGCACCTAGGAGTTTTAAAGAGaagagaaggggaaaaaagGATTATTTTGGGTTAAATTCTGGATCAATTTTTATACCATGCATTCATTGTTATACATACAACTAATACATGAGAATTTAGTTttatcaaatggcgtcgtctgTGAGTCTTCACGACCATTATAACTTAGGGACCAAATTCACCATTTTCCCCTTTAGAAATTAATATAAACTTAAATGGTacattttgaactttatttgaGAGGGTTGGTAAAAAGTACTccgtaaaaactaaaaagatatGGAGTAGATTATTGTGGTAGGTGGCAACAAAACTTTAGGCATAAAAATAAGTACTGGGTAATAAAATAAcctcatttttagtccttcactataatatgattattttcaattttgtatCTAAGGTGATTACAAGTGCtgcatttttttataatgtaaaaatttaaaaatgacactttttaaCATTTGAGAAACTGAATTTGGTCAATTTTGAACATGAGTAGatataattaaaacaaatataaatttaaaaatcaaaagtgaagATGAAAGACCAAAATTGAAACTAATGTTACtgaaataatgttatatatatatatatatatatatatatatatatatatatatatatatattttggtacTCAGGACCGGctaacaaatttaaataattttttattttttagtactactaactgtattacggagtacaaaatagtatctattcatatatattttatcaacctattgaagtacaaagcCACTAGAATTTAAACGTGTAACTTCCAATTTGGGAGAGTCATAGAAGTGTTATTGAGTTACAAGTTACTTggcaagattttttttttaaatattaatcaaTAATTTTAACCCATTCgttaagtttttaatttaatcGAAGTAGCGACAGAAAAAGGCATTTGCCAAAGCAATGTAGTTATAATGACATTTCACCTTCTTTATTATCCAATCcctaatttacaaaaataaaaaaatttaaaaatcgtACACTATATTTAGTGAAATTAAtgatcaaaaattaaaaaatgagaatgatatatatcatatatatttaagaGGAAGCTTAGTTCACACTATGTCCCTATATGTGTTGAATAATTTCTTTCACATTATTTGGGATGGGAATAAAGAATGCTTATGAGATTTTATAgaataagacaaaaaaaatgtgATCATAGGAATTAATCGCgccttaaatataaaattactctaaaaataattataccatAGAAGGAGATACATCATGTATACTTTGATGATCACATATCACCCAAGATGATTAATGAGATTTAGTCCATTAGCAATGAGGATTAGAAAGATTTATCCCAATTAAATGTTAAaccataaattatattattatgaatttagatttatctctttaaaatttttaatttttagggataaaatatatttaatacgcCAAGTAGCTTAACCTAATGGTACCTTTGTGGCTCTCCCAAGTAGCTTAGAGCTAGGTTCAAACATCAACTATAGTAACATGTTGGGCATATTTTAATCTTTTCAATTTAATCTATCcaaattttcatgtttttatttctctatttttttttcaaattggaGAAGTACAAAAGTTTACATTTTTggttatctttctcaaattattttgttttaataaaaaaaaacatatctcGTAAAGAAATACACTTAAAAATTATCTATAATAAGTCTTGTTTAGGAAAATATTCAAATGATAGCACTCTTCAAGTAagaattatcaaataatttcatttattcatcTAGGAAGATAAATGATTCGAAAATACGAAGAAAAACGATGTGAcagtttcataaatattataaattttagatGTATATTGATCAAAGTTTGAGAATCATGCTAAATACCAATGCACTCAGGTAGGTTGAGGAGTTGTGCTATAATATACCAGCAAATGCACCATGGAGTTTTGAGCAATATGTCTAGAGTTTGTAACAAAATGacaatgtgttttttttttccttatttttgaaTAGTTGATAATCTTAAATGGATGAACGGAATGagattatttaataattttattatatgatAAATTCTAAGTTCGGCTTTCTATgaaatttattagttttattgGTTTGAATCGATTATCAGTTAtcttatatttttttgtcaattaGAGTATAATTGAAACtctattcaaaataatttttttacttttaagtagaaggtattttttatttttttttaaaaaaaaatcaaagtttgATGGATtccataaaaatatatatgttcttttttctttttctgtttttgcTTTTTACAATATTGAATTATCGAGACATGCCTAATTGGCTTTGACGTGTAGTCTTCCCCAAATACATTCCTTTCTCCTCGCTCGCTCCCCCTTACAATTTCTCTGCAAATATCCACAACACaattcttttctttcatttttccacACATAATTAGCTTCACACCTTAATATGcagacatatatatacacagacaGATAAACAGTCTAAGACGTGCAAGAGAAAAAgctaaaaaaacaattttttctaTACCAACCAGCTTTGACTTTTGTATTTCATCAAAGTTTGCAAAGTTCTGAAGAAAGAAGTTGTGTTTTGTTAGCAATTCTTGAATGGAATTATCATGTTCTTCGCCATTGTCGGTTAACTCCACTGTTTCCAGATTGTACCCGCCGCTTCGTTGTCGTCTTTCGTTTTACGGTCGCCGGAAAACCACCCAGTATGTGGGCTCTCTTCTTCGCCACTGCCCTTCTTCCCGTTCCACGGCGGCAGCTCCGGGAATCTCTTCCTCGTCCCTTTTCGGGGTCTCGGTTTCGCACCGGCCCTGCGCCTCGTTCCGCCGGAAAGTGAAGCGATCTCTGCGTATTGTCTGTGGGGTGTTCGAGAGATTTACTGAGAGAGCAATCAAAGCAGTGATGTTCTCTCAGAGGGAAGCCAAGGCTTTGGGGAAGGACATGGTGTTCACGGAGCATCTTTTGCTAGGACTGATCGCCGAGGATCGTGGGCCCGGCGGGTTTTTGGGGTCTGGAATCACCATTGAAAAGGCCCGGGAAGCTGTTGTGAGCATTTGGAATGATGGGGAGAATGTGAAAGTTGGTTTTGAAGATTCTGGCTCGGCAACCTCAGCCACAGATGTGGCGTTTTCCGCTAGTGCCAAGCTTGTGTTTGAGGCTGCCGTGGAGTATTCAAGGACTATGGGCTATAATTTTATTGCTCCAGAGCACATTGCCATTGGACTGTTCACTGTTGATGATGGCAATGCTGCTCGTGTTCTCAAGAGGTATAACATATTTGCCAATATACTAACTCACTTATATAAAAGTGATTGTTGTATCATGAATAGTTTTTTATATGTGTTTTGAGATTGTCTGATGAATTATCTGACtgttacattaaaaaaaaagtgtgctTTTTCAGTTTGTTCAGAAACTAGGGCATCTTAATAGATGGTTACATTTGGGATTTCTTGTAGTTACACTAAGGCTGCTTGATGAGGTATTCACCGCTGAGAGGAGTTTATGAAATCGATTTTCTTGGTGGGGGAATTGTTTAAGCATGCGAGCTTTGTTGGGAGGAGGCAGGTAAAGAGCCAAGTCcagcaattggtggctagggaaattgttgggcggaggccggtgaaAAGCCAAGTCCACCATCCTGCCTCTCAAAAATGTGGTGgcggtatataaggaaataaagttgtgccttcGCTatgagctatagcttttggcgtggTGGTAAacatttgatcctaacaagtggtatcaaagtCAGGTCACACATTCGAGAGGAGGGGAAATTGTTGGGTGGAGACCAGTAAAGGGCACTTttaataaggaaataaagttgcgtcttcgctgtgagctatagcttttgacgtagtggtaagcgtttgatcatAACAAGTTTGATCTATGATGACCATATGAATGGAACTTTTGTGATGAAAGAAGCTTTGGGTTATAGTCTGCCTGGAATGTCACTTAGGAATAACTGATAAGAGTGATAGGAAGTGCAAATGCATGTAGTGCTTATAAGTATTTTGCTATTGGAGAGAATTTTAGGTGTTTTGCCAGAGCCCTTATGTAATCCACCAGTCAAATGTGGTCTTTTGGGACTACCCTGCAACATTTCTGATACTTTAGTTTCAAATTCTTAATTAATGCAAAGAAGCTCCAGTTAGTCATCCATTTTTCTCACATTTAGGTACTCTGAACCTGTTGACATCTGACTTTACATCACAAATGGTTATGTTTCCTGACATTTGTGAGACATAGCTTCAATTCTAGTAATATAGCACATGAGATCCTCTATGGGGTTGGACTGATGTGATTTCAGATTAGGGGCAAATGCAAATCATTTGGCAGCTGTTGCAGTCTCCAGACTTCAAGGGGAGCTTGCAAAAGATGGTAGAGAGCCACCTGCACTCAAAAGATCACGTGACAAATCATTTACTGGGAAAATAACAATTGACAAATCTACTGAGAAAACTAGAGGTAAGAGCCAATTTTCTCTTCtttccaccattttttttcGGTTTGACAATCACTTAGAAATAATCCCAAGTCAATTATGCAGAGAAACGTGCCTTGGAACAATTCTGTGTGAATCTTTCTGTCCGTGCTAGTGAAGGACGAATTGATCCAGTAATTGGCCGAGACACTGAAATTCAGAGAGTTGTTCAAATACTCTGCCGAAGAACAAAAAACAATCCAATTCTTCTTGGCCAAGCTGGGGTTGGGAAAACAGCGATTGCTGAAGGACTGGCAATAAATATTGCAGAAGGAAATGTTCCTTCTTTCCTGTCGGTGGGTTTTTCTTCAAAGAATGGCATATTTTCTTCAGCATTTTGGAGCCTTGGCTGCATATCtctattcttttcttttctgaTAGTAGCCTGCAACTTGATTTGAGATATTGTTTCTATACACAGAAAAAGTGCATAATGTCCTTGGACATTGGGCTATTGATCGCAGGCGCGAAGGAGAGGGGTGAATTGGAGGCGCGTGTGACTACATTAATTAAGGAGGTTAAGAAGTCAGGTAAGCAAATTGTTCAAGTAAATCTTGGGCTTGACAACGTTGATCATGTCTAATCGTGATATGACTGCATTGCAGGCAATATCATTCTTTTCATCGATGAGGTCCATACACTTATTGGTTCGGGCACAGTTGGGCGAGGAAGTAGGGGTTCTGGACTTGACATTGCTAATCTGTTAAAGCCACCACTTGGACGTGGTGAATTACAGGTGATATACTGTTGTTTGTTGCTTGTGCATGACTTGTTTATAATTGCAGTGACGTGTTATTGATAATGAAACATGTATTACATAACCGCATTGGAAGTGCTTAAAATTTTCCTATCACAGTGTATTGCGTCTACAACGATGGATGAATACAGATTACACTTCGAAAAGGACAAAGCACTCGCTAGGAGGTTTCAGCCTGTAATGATTAATGAACCAAGCCAGGTGAATATACTCTTATTTACATCTCTGCACGTGCTTGGGATATCCCGACTAACATATGGATTGTGCACAAAATGTACAGGAGGATGCTGTCCAGATACTGCTAGGGCTGCGCGAGAAATATGAGGCCTATCATAAGTGTAAATATACATTTGAGGCCATAACTGCAGCTGTGCAACTGTCAGCTAGATATATTCCGGATAGGTATCTTCCAGACAAGGCTATTGATCTTATTGATGAGGCCGGGAGCAAAGCTCGAATGGAAGCtaataaaagaaagaaggaACAGCTGACTTCCATACTTACAAAGCCACCAAGTGATTACTGGCAAGAAATCAGAGCTGTTCAGGCAATGCATGAAGTGGTAACAAAATCATTTACCTTAGCTCGAGAAGTAACTTTATGATATCTTTAACTTTCTCACTTCTTCTAAGTGCCTGGGTTATGTTGTCGTGTATGTGAACAGATCCTTAGAAGTAAACTCAGTGAAAATGATGATGCATCCCAGTTTGAAGGGGATAATAAAGTCAATGTGGAACATTATATGACCTCTGCAAATAAAGATGATGAGTACGTCTGCTGTGTCTTTAAAAGGGAGAGGGGGATGTTACTTGTTAACATCAATAACTATGTCTAATAGAagtcaaaagtaatcaaatttaTCATTCTTTGATTTTCCCCAGACCTTCTATAGTTGGACTTGAGGAAATAGCTGCTGTCGCTTCACTCTCGTCGGGGATTCCTCTTCAGCAGCTTAGGGTTGATGAAAGAATGCTTCTGATGAGTCTTGATGAACAACTCAGAAAGAGGGTTGTTGGTCAGGATGAGGCTATTAGTGCCATTTCTCGGGCCATTAAGCGATCCCGAGTTGGCTTGAAGGACCCAAAGAGACCAATTGCTGCAATGCTCTTCTGTGGTCCCACTGGAGTAGGCAAAAGTGAACTTGCAAAAGCATTGGCGGCAACTTATTTTGGTTCGGTATGAGTCATACCATATGCtatcctttttttctttaacaagtaaaattaattatttgatagtattatGCCTTTCATAGTGAATTTTATCCCTACTGTAACGATGGCGCTAATAGCTGTGGCAGTGGTGGTTTTGCCTGATTGAAACTGTTGTTACTGGATCACCTATGATGGTAGACTGTCGTGGATAATCATCTGTATTACTTGTATTGTTATCTGTACTTATCTCATGTCAATGACAATTATTTACTATTTGTTTACCCTTCGTCTTTATTTTCCAAGTATTCTTGATCTTGATTGTTCGGTGTAGGAGTCTGCCATGTTGAGATTGGACATGAGTGAATACATGGAAAGGCATACCATAAGCAAGTTAATTGGGTCGCCCCCCGGTTACATAGGATATGGAGATGGAGGCACTTTGACTGAAGCCATCAGAAAAACGCCTTTCACAGTTGTGCTACTAGATGAGATAGAAAAGGCACACCCTGATGTGTTCAATATTCTCCTTCAGCTATTTGAAGACGGCCACCTCACAGATTCTCAGGTTTGTACCCGATATTACACTGTCTTTTCTTTATATTCAAGTTGGAATGTGTAGCGAAGGGAATTTTGAATTGGTCTTTACTTGGGATAAAGTTTGTGTTCTATCTTCTGCATTTATTCTCCAGTTGGAAGATCTTATTTGAGTTTATGGTGGCTGTGGTTTctaattttggaatttttttcaACAGGGACGAAGAGTATCATTTAAGAACGCCCTTATACTCATGACTTCTAATATCGGTTCCCCTGCCATTGTAAAGGGGAGAAGGAATGCAATCGGTTTCTTGCTTGCAGATGATGAATCGACCTCGTATGCTGGAATGAAAGCATTGGTGATGGAAGAGCTGAAGGCATACTTCCGGCCCGAGCTACTAAACAGATTAGACGAAGTAGTAGTGTTCCGTCC is a window of Ipomoea triloba cultivar NCNSP0323 chromosome 11, ASM357664v1 DNA encoding:
- the LOC115995765 gene encoding chaperone protein ClpD, chloroplastic-like, encoding MELSCSSPLSVNSTVSRLYPPLRCRLSFYGRRKTTQYVGSLLRHCPSSRSTAAAPGISSSSLFGVSVSHRPCASFRRKVKRSLRIVCGVFERFTERAIKAVMFSQREAKALGKDMVFTEHLLLGLIAEDRGPGGFLGSGITIEKAREAVVSIWNDGENVKVGFEDSGSATSATDVAFSASAKLVFEAAVEYSRTMGYNFIAPEHIAIGLFTVDDGNAARVLKRLGANANHLAAVAVSRLQGELAKDGREPPALKRSRDKSFTGKITIDKSTEKTREKRALEQFCVNLSVRASEGRIDPVIGRDTEIQRVVQILCRRTKNNPILLGQAGVGKTAIAEGLAINIAEGNVPSFLSKKCIMSLDIGLLIAGAKERGELEARVTTLIKEVKKSGNIILFIDEVHTLIGSGTVGRGSRGSGLDIANLLKPPLGRGELQCIASTTMDEYRLHFEKDKALARRFQPVMINEPSQEDAVQILLGLREKYEAYHKCKYTFEAITAAVQLSARYIPDRYLPDKAIDLIDEAGSKARMEANKRKKEQLTSILTKPPSDYWQEIRAVQAMHEVILRSKLSENDDASQFEGDNKVNVEHYMTSANKDDEPSIVGLEEIAAVASLSSGIPLQQLRVDERMLLMSLDEQLRKRVVGQDEAISAISRAIKRSRVGLKDPKRPIAAMLFCGPTGVGKSELAKALAATYFGSESAMLRLDMSEYMERHTISKLIGSPPGYIGYGDGGTLTEAIRKTPFTVVLLDEIEKAHPDVFNILLQLFEDGHLTDSQGRRVSFKNALILMTSNIGSPAIVKGRRNAIGFLLADDESTSYAGMKALVMEELKAYFRPELLNRLDEVVVFRPLEKPQMLEILNIMLKELKARLVSMGIELEVSEAITDLICQQGFDRNYGARPLRRAITHIIEDRLSESLLSGDFMSGDVAVIQLDDSGNPVVTNRSNRTIRLSDTSSMA